One window of the Ammospiza nelsoni isolate bAmmNel1 chromosome 17, bAmmNel1.pri, whole genome shotgun sequence genome contains the following:
- the MEIOB gene encoding meiosis-specific with OB domain-containing protein isoform X2, giving the protein MSHSHSARDFVALSDLHPNLARPNVIGLVIGKTDVRSFPDRKNIGTERYTFNFTIRDSPTYFINVQSWGREEYIRSLSESFRVGDCVTIENPLIQSKEAEREEKFNPVTPSGYKLLLSENHSVVKTSSCYDTDTRLLALLHLPVKDPQDYYSLGDIVANGQSLHGRVLNVLAAVMAVGEPKYFMTSDKRKGQRCEVKLYDETERSFPIVCWDNESIQLAQSWIPQETVIFASDVRINFDKFRNCMTATVISKTIITTNPETAEANVLFSFIRESAQAGALPSPMKELPNETINLETVVDVYTVEQLKEKALQSDGKLEPVHGIIYGYISTLDIDESVSRVLRNRCSVCRFIVNEVSNTCTFCTHVSPEAKSTFASFDILVDVTDHTGTLRSCYLADCVAEDTLGCTVTSSPNWRTGLKVNLLSCKLADPIEASQSLLGRDWNYL; this is encoded by the exons ATGAGCCATTCTCATTCAGCACGGGACTTTGTTGCACTTTCAGATCTGCATCCAAACCTTGCTCGTCCT aatgtaATCGGGCTGGTTATTGGGAAAACAGATGTCAGAAGCTTTCCAGACCGAAAAA ACATTGGCACTGAGAGATACACCTTCAATTTCACCATTCGTGATTCCCCAACTTATTTCATTAACGTCCAGTCCTGGGGCAGAGAAGAGTACATCAGATCCCTCTCAGAAAGCTTCAGGGTTGGTGACTGTG ttaCAATTGAAAATCCATTAATTCAGTCAAAGgaagcagaaagagaagaaaaattcaaCCCTGTAACTCCTAG TGGCTACAAATTATTGCTCAGTGAAAATCACTCTGTGGTTAAAACCTCCTCCTGCTACGACACAGACACcaggctcctggccctgctgcaccTGCCTGTCAAGGACCCTCAGGATTATTATTCCCTGGGGGACATCGTGGCCAATGGACAGAGCCTCCATGGGAGAGTCCTCAATGTGCTGGCAGCTGTCATGGCA GTTGGGGAGCCAAAGTATTTCATGACTTCGGACAAAAGGAAAGGCCAGAGGTGTGAAGTAAAGCTGTATGATGAAACAGAGAGGTCTTTCCCAATAGTATG CTGGGATAATGAATCCATCCAGCTGGCACAGAGTTGGATCCCCCAAGAAACAG TTATATTTGCATCAGATGTGAGAATCAATTTTGACAAATTTAGGAACTGCATGACTGCAACTGTGATATCCAAAACCATCATTACAACTAACCCAG aaacagcagaagCAAATGTTCTCTTCAGCTTCATCAGAGagagtgcccaggcaggagctctgcccagccccatgaAGGAGCTGCCAAATGAAACCATTAACT TGGAGACTGTAGTGGATGTCTACACAGTGgaacagctgaaagaaaaagctCTCCAGAGTGATGGGAAGCTGGAGCCTGTCCATGGAATTATTTATGGCTACATTTCCACCCTGGACATCGACGAGAGCGTGTCCAGAGTCCTGCGCAACAGATG CTCAGTGTGCCGGTTCATCGTGAATGAGGTGTCAAACACCTGCACCTTCTGCACCCACGTCTCTCCAGAGGCCAAGTCCACCTTTGCCAGCTTTGACATCCTGGTGGATGTGACAGACCACACAGGCACCCTGCGCTCCTGCTACCTGGCTGACTGTGTGGCTGAGGACACCCTGGGCTGCACA gtTACTTCATCACCCAATTGGAGAACTGGATTAAAAGTGAATCTTCTTTCCTGCAAACTGGCAGATCCCATAGAGGCCAGTCAGAGCTTGTTGGGAAGAGACTGGAATTATTTATAA
- the MEIOB gene encoding meiosis-specific with OB domain-containing protein isoform X1, with protein MSHSHSARDFVALSDLHPNLARPNVIGLVIGKTDVRSFPDRKNIGTERYTFNFTIRDSPTYFINVQSWGREEYIRSLSESFRVGDCVTIENPLIQSKEAEREEKFNPVTPSGYKLLLSENHSVVKTSSCYDTDTRLLALLHLPVKDPQDYYSLGDIVANGQSLHGRVLNVLAAVMAVGEPKYFMTSDKRKGQRCEVKLYDETERSFPIVCWDNESIQLAQSWIPQETVIFASDVRINFDKFRNCMTATVISKTIITTNPETAEANVLFSFIRESAQAGALPSPMKELPNETINLETVVDVYTVEQLKEKALQSDGKLEPVHGIIYGYISTLDIDESVSRVLRNRCSVCRFIVNEVSNTCTFCTHVSPEAKSTFASFDILVDVTDHTGTLRSCYLADCVAEDTLGCTVTEFLMLEDDQRTAMKWQLLLERSKIYFKVTSSPNWRTGLKVNLLSCKLADPIEASQSLLGRDWNYL; from the exons ATGAGCCATTCTCATTCAGCACGGGACTTTGTTGCACTTTCAGATCTGCATCCAAACCTTGCTCGTCCT aatgtaATCGGGCTGGTTATTGGGAAAACAGATGTCAGAAGCTTTCCAGACCGAAAAA ACATTGGCACTGAGAGATACACCTTCAATTTCACCATTCGTGATTCCCCAACTTATTTCATTAACGTCCAGTCCTGGGGCAGAGAAGAGTACATCAGATCCCTCTCAGAAAGCTTCAGGGTTGGTGACTGTG ttaCAATTGAAAATCCATTAATTCAGTCAAAGgaagcagaaagagaagaaaaattcaaCCCTGTAACTCCTAG TGGCTACAAATTATTGCTCAGTGAAAATCACTCTGTGGTTAAAACCTCCTCCTGCTACGACACAGACACcaggctcctggccctgctgcaccTGCCTGTCAAGGACCCTCAGGATTATTATTCCCTGGGGGACATCGTGGCCAATGGACAGAGCCTCCATGGGAGAGTCCTCAATGTGCTGGCAGCTGTCATGGCA GTTGGGGAGCCAAAGTATTTCATGACTTCGGACAAAAGGAAAGGCCAGAGGTGTGAAGTAAAGCTGTATGATGAAACAGAGAGGTCTTTCCCAATAGTATG CTGGGATAATGAATCCATCCAGCTGGCACAGAGTTGGATCCCCCAAGAAACAG TTATATTTGCATCAGATGTGAGAATCAATTTTGACAAATTTAGGAACTGCATGACTGCAACTGTGATATCCAAAACCATCATTACAACTAACCCAG aaacagcagaagCAAATGTTCTCTTCAGCTTCATCAGAGagagtgcccaggcaggagctctgcccagccccatgaAGGAGCTGCCAAATGAAACCATTAACT TGGAGACTGTAGTGGATGTCTACACAGTGgaacagctgaaagaaaaagctCTCCAGAGTGATGGGAAGCTGGAGCCTGTCCATGGAATTATTTATGGCTACATTTCCACCCTGGACATCGACGAGAGCGTGTCCAGAGTCCTGCGCAACAGATG CTCAGTGTGCCGGTTCATCGTGAATGAGGTGTCAAACACCTGCACCTTCTGCACCCACGTCTCTCCAGAGGCCAAGTCCACCTTTGCCAGCTTTGACATCCTGGTGGATGTGACAGACCACACAGGCACCCTGCGCTCCTGCTACCTGGCTGACTGTGTGGCTGAGGACACCCTGGGCTGCACA GTCACTGAATTCCTCATGCTGGAAGATGACCAGAGGACTGCAATGAAATGGCAACTCCTCTTGGAACGAAGCAAGATTTACTTCAAA gtTACTTCATCACCCAATTGGAGAACTGGATTAAAAGTGAATCTTCTTTCCTGCAAACTGGCAGATCCCATAGAGGCCAGTCAGAGCTTGTTGGGAAGAGACTGGAATTATTTATAA